A part of Xenopus tropicalis strain Nigerian chromosome 4, UCB_Xtro_10.0, whole genome shotgun sequence genomic DNA contains:
- the smpd3 gene encoding sphingomyelin phosphodiesterase 3: MVLYTTPFPSSFLSFLHSLSWALIFPCYWLGDRLLSSFLPTTYEKRQRSDDPCYFQALCIIITTPIYLALLVSSLPFAFIGFLVWSPIQAARRPYIYSHVQEKSHATEAKLLAEWRATGSGKSFCFGTANVCLLPDSMARFNNLFNTQARAKEIGRRIRNGASRPQIKIYIDSPTNTSLSAASFSSLVSPQGGDTSHRAVNVGMKRTTSMEYKGENSGENSSEEGRDGRNGGDTADGEDSPCIIRIGGEDSGHISDTETDAISGHVNVACLAEIEPDFQKSPIANHKNKDADGGSLDSCTASRESLVKVRVADGTADQSSINNKLLYKTSIIKKATARKKKHTDDILDHEISAFFPANLDFLCLQEVFDKRSAKKLKEQLHYYFEYVLYDVGVYSCHGCCGFKFLNSGLLFASRYPILDATYHCYPNGRGIDALAAKGALFVKVQVGTTPQDQRIVGYISCTHLHALAGDAMTRCEQLDMLQEWVSEFRKSTSSSSAANPEELVAFDVICGDLNFDNCSSEDKLEQQHSLFTHYKDPCRLSPGEEKPWAIGTLLDPEGLYDEEVCTPDNLQKVLENEEGRKEYLVYPTSKNHCPNQKGRKVPLKGGGRRVDYLLYTEEGLNMEWKVDVEEYSFITQLAGLTDHVPVAMRLTVSTGDEES, translated from the exons ATGGTTTTATACACTACCCCCTTTCCCAGCAGCTTCCTTTCGTTCCTCCACTCCCTGTCCTGGGCCCTAATTTTCCCTTGTTATTGGCTGGGAGATCGGTTACTGTCTTCATTTTTGCCGACCACCTATGAGAAACGACAACGGTCAGATGATCCATGTTACTTCCAGGCCCTCTGCATTATAATAACCACACCCATTTATTTAGCACTGCTGGTTTCATCACTTCCGTTTGCCTTTATAGGATTTCTGGTGTGGTCGCCTATTCAGGCTGCACGAAGACCCTATATCTATTCCCATGTTCAGGAAAAATCTCATGCAACAGAAGCCAAGTTGCTGGCGGAATGGAGAGCAACAGGCAGTGGAAAAAGCTTCTGCTTTGGAACTGCCAATGTTTGCCTCTTGCCTGACTCAATGGCAAGGTTCAATAACCTTTTTAATACCCAAGCACGGGCTAAAGAAATAGGGAGAAGAATACGCAATGGGGCAAGTAGGCCCCAAATTAAGATATACATAGACTCTCCTACTAACACTTCTTTAAGTGCTGCCAGTTTTAGCAGTCTGGTGTCCCCACAAGGTGGTGATACATCTCACCGAGCAGTAAATGTAGGTATGAAGAGAACAACATCTATGGAATACAAAGGGGAAAATTCTGGGGAAAATAGCAGTGAGGAGGGCAGAGATGGGAGAAATGGAGGAGACACAGCTGATGGAGAAGACAGTCCATGCATCATTCGTATAGGTGGAGAGGACAGTGGACACATCTCTGACACAGAGACTGATGCTATTAGCGGGCATGTGAATGTTGCATGCTTGGCAGAAATTGAGCCAGATTTTCAAAAAAGCCCAATTGCAAACCATAAGAATAAGGATGCAGATGGTGGAAGTCTTGATAGTTGTACAGCCTCTCGGGAGTCACTAGTCAAGGTCCGGGTGGCAGATGGAACTGCTGACCAAAGCAGCATTAACAATAAGCTTTTGTATAAAACATCCATAATCAAGAAGGCTACTGCCCGGAAGAAGAAACACACAGATGACATTCTGGACCATGAGATTTCTGCCTTTTTTCCTGCCAACCTGGACTTTCTGTGTCTCCAGGAAGTATTTGACAAACGTTCTGCAAAGAAATTGAAAGAACAGTTGCACTACTATTTTGAATATGTGCTGTATGATGTGGGGGTTTATAGCTGCCATGGGTGCTGTGGGTTTAAGTTCCTTAACAGTGGGCTTCTGTTTGCCAGTCGTTACCCCATACTAGATGCTACCTATCACTGTTATCCCAATGGGAGAGGAATAGATGCACTTGCTGCCAAAGGAGCTTTGTTTGTCAAG gtgcaagttggAACCACTCCTCAGGACCAAAGAATTGTGGGATACATCTCCTGCACTCACCTGCATGCTTTAGCAG GTGATGCAATGACCCGATGTGAGCAATTAGATATGCTCCAAGAATGGGTGTCTGAATTTCGCAAATCTACCTCCTCCTCCAGTGCTGCAAATCCGGAGGAGCTGGTGGCTTTTGACGTCATCTGTGGGGACCTTAACTTTGACAACTGCTCATCAG AAGACAAACTGGAGCAGCAACACTCTCTGTTTACACATTACAAGGACCCATGCCGGCTGAGCCCTGGGGAAGAAAAGCCCTGGGCAATAG GAACACTTTTGGACCCTGAGGGTCTGTATGATGAGGAGGTGTGCACCCCAGATAATCTGCAGAA AGTCCTGGAGAATGAAGAAGGCAGGAAAGAATATTTAGTGTATCCTACCAGCAAGAACCATTGTCCCAACCAGAAGGGAAGAAAGGTTCCATTGAAAGGTGGTGGACGCCGGGTGGATTATTTGTTATATACT